A genomic window from Lycium barbarum isolate Lr01 chromosome 4, ASM1917538v2, whole genome shotgun sequence includes:
- the LOC132636966 gene encoding receptor-like protein 15, whose product MADFLVILRLYVVLHVLLHAHACWEEEKIALLKLKDAFNYPNGTALSYWGGEESDCCKWKRVGCSKLTKHVIKLSLNDILSEFWGNNNGFFLESSLFHPFEELRELRLDYNNIEGFNGVLRLKKLQMLDLSFNELTEIPSFRGMVSLKFLYLGDNNLKNWSSFQELTTLRGLEMLDLGDNWIAGEMPPSLGAMTSLKSLSFSRNKLNGSFPEEGLCNLKNLQELDISQNSFKGSIPPCISNLTSLRLLKFSENNLSGTIPSDLLRLKSLEYLSLSLNHFEGSISLSLFANNSNLEVLELGSLNNELHVHTENTPWKPLFQLKVLRLSNCNLNEPSRSIPSFLLTQHDLRVVDLSCNSMIGKLPTWLLKNNARLEFLSLAQNSFTGQFVLPVDSKNLDLSWLDVSKNDFQGLLPASIGHILPNLWYLNMSRNSFQGNIPRSIGNMNKLHSLDLSSNSFTGELPEHLVMGCKELTMLKLSHNNLQGQLFPKKWNLTSLLFLYLDNNFFSGQLLPGLLTSSYLAVLNLSDNPISGKLPD is encoded by the exons aTGGCAGATTTCTTAGTGATTTTGAGGTTATATGTTGTGCTTCATGTGCTTCTTCATGCTCATGCATGTTGGGAAGAAGAAAAAATTGCTCTTTTGAAACTCAAAGATGCATTCAACTACCCAAATGGGACTGCTCTTTCGTATTGGGGCGGCGAAGAAAGTGATTGTTGTAAGTGGAAAAGGGTTGGTTGCAGTAAATTGACGAAACATGTGATAAAACTTTCACTCAATGATATCCTATCTGAGTTTTGGGGCAACAACAATGGTTTCTTCCTGGAATCCTCTTTATTTCATCCCTTTGAGGAGCTGCGTGAGTTAAGATTGGATTATAACAACATTGAAG GCTTTAATGGAGTGCTAAGATTAAAAAAATTACAAATGTTGGATCTGAGTTTCAACGAGCTCACAGAAATTCCATCCTTCCGTGGCATGGTGTCTTTGAAGTTTTTGTACCTTGGAGACAATAATCTAAAAAATTGGTCCTCATTCCAAG AGTTGACAACTTTGAGGGGCCTGGAGATGCTTGATTTGGGTGATAATTGGATTGCTGGTGAGATGCCTCCATCTCTTGGGGCCATGACATCTTTAAAGAGCTTATCATTTAGTCGTAATAAATTAAATGGCTCTTTCCCGGAGGAAG GTTTATGTAATTTGAAAAACCTCCAAGAGTTGGATATTAGCCAAAATAGCTTCAAAGGATCTATTCCTCCATGTATCAGCAATTTAACATCCCTTCGTCTCCtcaaattttctgaaaataaccTTTCGGGAACCATTCCTTCTGATCTCCTTAGGCTCAAGTCCCTCGAATACCTTTCTCTTTCTCTGAACCATTTTGAAGGGTCCATCTCATTGAGTTTATTTGCTAACAACTCCAATCTTGAGGTTCTTGAACTTGGTAGTCTTAACAATGAGTTGCATGTACACACAGAAAATACACCCTGGAAACCTCTGTTTCAGCTAAAAGTCCTACGACTATCAAACTGCAATCTCAATGAGCCAAGTAGATCTATTCCGAGCTTTCTTTTGACCCAGCATGATTTAAGAGTTGTTGACCTCAGTTGCAATTCCATGATTGGAAAGCTTCCCACTTGGTTACTGAAAAATAACGCAAGATTGGAGTTCCTTAGTCTTGCACAGAACTCATTCACGGGTCAATTTGTGTTACCTGTTGATTCTAAAAATCTTGATTTGTCTTGGCTTGATGTGTCTAAGAATGATTTTCAAGGCCTTCTTCCAGCATCCATTGGCCATATTCTCCCAAATTTATGGTATTTGAACATGTCTAGAAACTCATTTCAAGGTAATATTCCTCGTTCAATCGGCAACATGAATAAGTTGCATTCATTGGATCTGTCTAGCAACAGCTTCACTGGAGAATTACCCGAACATTTGGTTATGGGCTGCAAGGAATTGACTATGCTGAAGCTTTCACATAATAACCTGCAGGGCCAGTTATTTCCCAAAAAATGGAACCTCACATCGCTCTTGTTTTTGTATCTAGATAATAATTTCTTTTCAGGGCAGTTGTTACCTGGACTTCTTACAAGCTCCTACTTGGCAGTGTTGAATCTAAGCGATAACCCGATCTCGGGAAAACTACCTGATTAG
- the LOC132638020 gene encoding receptor-like protein 15, translating to MTSNKSCLCNLKNLQELDISRNSFKGSIPPCISNLTSLRLLKLSENNLSGTIPFDLLRLKSLEYLSLSLNHFEGSISLSLFANKSNLEVLELDSLKELHVDTENTPWKPLFQLKVLRLSNCNLNEPSRSIPSFLLTQHDLRVVDLSNNSMVGNLPTWLLKNNTRLEFLSLAQNSFTGQFVLPADSKNPDLFWLDVSKNDFQGLLPASIGHIFSNLGYLDMSRNSFQGNIPHSIGNMSELTSLDLSSNNFTGELPERLVMGYNQLFTLKLSHNNLQGQLFPKKWNLTSLRLLYLDNNLFSGKLLPGLHTNYDLRGLNLSDNLISGKRPGWMGDFSSLLFLDASRNLFKGPIPVGFCRLVELIVLDLSWNSLSDKIPPCFNLSSLSYLSLHKNELSGPLPGALYRSSSLVTLDIGDNKLSGEIPKCINLLPNLRFLLLNRNNFVGSIPFQLCQLHNINILDLSFNSISGLIPSCLNDIPFGHRQVHDQIFENMIFDWNFSRSLNYEYQSIIRIDQYVSDRVRPSHVVEIEFISKSRLDSYKGSILDFMSGIDFSRNRWTGPIPSEPGFLSDIHTLN from the exons ATGACAAGCAACAAGAGCT GTTTATGTAATTTGAAAAACCTCCAAGAGTTGGATATTAGCCGAAACAGCTTCAAAGGATCTATTCCTCCATGTATCAGCAATTTAACATCCCTCCGTCTCCTCAAACTTTCTGAAAATAACCTTTCGGGAACCATTCCTTTTGATCTCCTTAGGCTCAAGTCCCTCGAATACCTTTCCCTTTCTCTGAACCATTTTGAAGGGTCCATCTCATTGAGTTTATTTGCTAACAAATCCAATCTTGAAGTTCTTGAACTTGATAGCCTTAAGGAGTTGCATGTAGACACAGAAAATACACCCTGGAAACCTCTGTTTCAGCTAAAAGTCCTACGACTATCAAACTGCAATCTCAATGAGCCAAGTAGATCTATTCCGAGCTTTCTTTTGACCCAGCATGATTTAAGAGTTGTTGACCTCAGTAACAATTCCATGGTTGGAAATCTTCCCACCTGGTTACTGAAAAACAACACAAGATTGGAGTTCCTTAGTCTTGCACAGAACTCATTCACGGGTCAATTTGTGTTACCTGCTGATTCTAAAAATCCTGATTTGTTTTGGCTTGATGTGTCTAAGAATGATTTTCAAGGCCTTCTTCCAGCATCTATTGGCCATATTTTCTCAAATTTGGGGTATTTGGACATGTCGAGGAACTCATTTCAAGGTAATATTCCTCATTCAATCGGCAACATGAGTGAGTTAACGTCACTGGATTTGTCGAGCAACAATTTCACTGGAGAATTACCTGAACGCTTGGTTATGGGCTATAACCAATTGTTTACACTGAAGCTTTCACATAATAATCTGCAGGGCCAGTTATTTCCCAAAAAATGGAACCTCACATCGCTCAGGTTGTTGTATTTAGATAATAATCTTTTTTCCGGAAAGTTGTTACCTGGACTTCATACAAACTATGACTTGAGAGGGTTGAATCTAAGCGATAACTTGATCTCGGGAAAACGACCTGGTTGGATGGGGGACTTTTCTTCCCTTTTGTTCCTTGATGCGTCCCGGAACTTGTTCAAAGGTCCTATACCAGTGGGTTTTTGCAGACTTGTTGAACTGATAGTATTAGACCTTTCATGGAATAGTCTTTCTGATAAAATTCCTCCTTGTTTCAATTTATCATCACTAAGTTATTTAAGCCTTCACAAAAATGAACTGTCAGGACCTTTGCCAGGAGCTCTTTATAGATCATCTTCCCTTGTGACACTGGATATTGGGGATAATAAACTATCAGGGGAAATTCCAAAGTGTATCAACCTACTCCCAAATTTGAGGTTTCTTTTATTAAATAGAAACAATTTTGTAGGTTCCATTCCTTTTCAGCTATGTCAGCTTCATAACATCAACATATTGGATCTTTCTTTCAATAGCATTTCTGGTCTAATACCTTCATGTTTGAATGATATACCATTTGGTCATAGACAAGTACACGATCAAATATTTGAAAATATGATATTTGATTGGAACTTTTCTAGATCCTTGAACTACGAATATCAAAGCATAATTCGTATAGATCAATATGTTTCAGATCGAGTTCGGCCATCACATGTGGTAGAAATAGAATTCATCTCAAAGAGTAGGCTTGATTCATACAAAGGAAGCATCTTGGATTTCATGTCGGGGATCGATTTTTCTAGGAATAGATGGACAGGTCCAATTCCTTCTGAACCTGGGTTCCTAAGTGATATTCATACTTTAAATTAA